The nucleotide sequence TTGCCAGTATCTAAAGATTCGAGTAAAGCCAATTCAATTGCGTGTTCTCTAATATGTCTAGCCGTTTCTTGTAAAAACTGTCCTCTTTCAAAAGGTTTAATGGATTTCCATTCACTGTTTTTTAACGCAAACCTTGCAGCTTGTACGGCAAGGTTTGCATGCGTTTCATTTCCACGCACAATTTGTGCAATGGTTTCATTGGAAGCAGGATTGATGACATTTATCCATTGATCGTCTTTCTTTCCAATCCATTCTCCGTTAATTAGCAATTGTATCTTATCCATTTAGAACTCCCCTTTTAGATGCTTCTGCCGCCATCTACATGAATGACTGCACCTGTAATAATTTGAGCACCATCGGTTAACAAATGCAGAACGGTTGAAGAAATATCAGCTGGACTGATCAGTCTGCCAAGCGGTACACTTTCTGCAAAAACTTCTTTGTTCAACTCGACATCTCCGGTTTTTGGAGAAGTGAATTGGCCAAGCATCTGAGTATCAGCAGGACCTGGGTGCAGTACATTTACTCGAATATTGAAGGGGGCAGTTTCAAGTGCTAATGCTTTTGAAAATGCTTCAACTGCCCCTTTGGAAGCAACATAGCTTTGTAAACCCGGACGAGGACGAGTCACAGAGACAGAACCAATATTGATGATCGAGCCGTTATTAGATACCTTCATGTATCGGACTGCTTCTCGGTTCGTCAAAAATACAGCTGTAGCGTTAATATCAATCAGTTTTTGCCACTCAGATAAGGCGACTTCTGTAATCGGTTTGCCGGCTTGGGCAATTCCTGCTATATTAACCAATCCATCGAGTTTCTTGAAATCTGTATAGATTTCTTTGAAAGCTTCGTTGATGCTTGCTTCATCTAGTAAATCAATATTTTTGGCACTGAAATTTTCGTTTTCGATGGAATTTAACTCATCAGTATTAA is from Planococcus liqunii and encodes:
- a CDS encoding SDR family NAD(P)-dependent oxidoreductase; protein product: MSQLKEKVIAVTGAGGGMGKTVVENLLADGAIVIGLDINTDELNSIENENFSAKNIDLLDEASINEAFKEIYTDFKKLDGLVNIAGIAQAGKPITEVALSEWQKLIDINATAVFLTNREAVRYMKVSNNGSIINIGSVSVTRPRPGLQSYVASKGAVEAFSKALALETAPFNIRVNVLHPGPADTQMLGQFTSPKTGDVELNKEVFAESVPLGRLISPADISSTVLHLLTDGAQIITGAVIHVDGGRSI